A stretch of Pseudomonas sp. LRP2-20 DNA encodes these proteins:
- the ppnN gene encoding nucleotide 5'-monophosphate nucleosidase PpnN, whose translation MPQRHVINASVSPKGSLETLSQREVQQLSEVGTGTLYTLFRQCALAILNTGAHVDNAKTILEAYRDFEVRIHQQDRGVRLELLNAPADAFVDGEMIASTREMLFCALRDIVYTESELASQRIDLESSQGITDYVFHLLRNARTLRPGVEPKMVVCWGGHSISSEEYQYTKKVGHELGLRKLDICTGCGPGVMKGPMKGATIAHAKQRMHGSRYLGLTEPGIIAAEAPNPIVNELVILPDIEKRLEAFVRVGHGIIIFPGGAGTAEEFLYLLGILMHPDNQSLPFPVVLTGPRSAEPFLQQLHAFVGATLGEAAQRHYQIIIDDPAEVARHMVEGLKEVKQFRRERNDAFHFNWLLKIDEGFQHPFDPTHANMAELALRRDLPAHELAANLRRAFSGIVAGNVKDKGIRLIEEHGPYQIRGDAAVLEPLGRLLQAFVDQHRMKLPGGAAYVPCYQVVT comes from the coding sequence ATGCCTCAACGCCATGTCATCAACGCATCCGTCAGCCCCAAAGGCAGCCTGGAGACGCTGTCGCAACGTGAAGTCCAACAACTGAGTGAAGTCGGTACCGGCACCCTCTACACCTTGTTCCGCCAGTGCGCCCTGGCCATCCTCAACACCGGCGCCCATGTCGACAACGCCAAGACCATTCTCGAGGCGTACAGGGACTTCGAAGTCCGCATCCACCAGCAAGACCGCGGCGTGCGCCTGGAGCTGCTGAACGCTCCAGCCGACGCCTTCGTCGATGGTGAAATGATCGCCAGCACCCGCGAAATGTTGTTCTGCGCCCTGCGCGACATCGTCTACACCGAAAGCGAGCTGGCCAGCCAGCGCATCGACCTGGAAAGCTCCCAGGGCATCACCGACTACGTCTTCCACTTGCTGCGCAACGCCCGCACCCTGCGCCCCGGCGTGGAGCCGAAGATGGTGGTGTGCTGGGGCGGCCACTCGATCAGCAGCGAGGAGTACCAGTACACCAAGAAGGTCGGCCATGAGCTGGGCCTGCGCAAGCTGGACATCTGCACGGGCTGCGGCCCGGGGGTGATGAAAGGCCCGATGAAGGGCGCGACCATCGCCCATGCCAAGCAGCGCATGCACGGCAGCCGCTACCTCGGCCTGACCGAACCGGGCATCATCGCCGCCGAGGCGCCGAACCCGATCGTCAACGAGCTGGTGATCCTGCCGGACATCGAGAAGCGCCTGGAGGCCTTCGTCCGTGTTGGCCACGGCATCATCATCTTCCCCGGCGGCGCCGGCACCGCCGAGGAGTTCCTCTACCTGCTCGGCATCCTCATGCACCCGGACAACCAGAGCTTGCCGTTCCCGGTGGTGCTCACCGGGCCACGCAGCGCCGAACCGTTCCTGCAACAGCTGCATGCATTCGTCGGCGCCACCCTTGGCGAAGCTGCCCAGCGCCACTACCAGATCATCATCGACGACCCGGCCGAAGTGGCCCGGCACATGGTCGAGGGGCTCAAGGAGGTCAAGCAGTTCCGCCGCGAGCGCAACGACGCCTTCCACTTCAACTGGCTGCTGAAGATCGACGAGGGCTTCCAGCACCCGTTCGACCCAACCCACGCCAACATGGCCGAATTGGCTCTGCGCCGCGATTTGCCGGCCCATGAACTGGCGGCCAACCTGCGCCGGGCGTTTTCCGGGATCGTGGCGGGCAACGTGAAGGACAAGGGAATACGGCTGATCGAGGAACACGGGCCGTATCAGATTCGCGGTGATGC